A DNA window from Bradyrhizobium sp. CCBAU 53421 contains the following coding sequences:
- a CDS encoding FAD-binding oxidoreductase, with translation MVAERLTRQGRQVVIIDRELPSLGSTVASTAMLLWEIDQPLFELAQLYGFEKAIRCYRASHHAARGLLSMVAHHGIACQMRPRLSLYLAVDDDPKLIQNEYALRSRAGLPSVYLNHGALLKRFGIARAGALLSRDAADADPVQLTHGLLDMSLQRSARLLKANAVAYDNAASSVTVGLESGLSIEARYVVLATGYVMPDIVKPTGQLPASSWAIATRRQPGNLWPEQALIWEASRNYHYARTSADGRIVLGGEDDHALIEPAARDEATRAKVRALKAYLKTLWPRASDDVAYSWSGAFDSTHDSLPLIGRVPRCKNIFAAFGYGGNGITFSFLAAELIGSILAGGSSPLLDDLAIDRDIPGLMP, from the coding sequence CTGGTGGCCGAGCGCCTGACACGGCAAGGCCGCCAGGTGGTCATCATCGATCGCGAGCTTCCAAGTCTCGGCAGCACGGTGGCCAGCACTGCCATGCTGCTCTGGGAAATCGACCAGCCGCTGTTCGAACTCGCGCAGCTCTATGGCTTCGAGAAAGCAATCCGTTGCTATCGGGCCAGCCACCATGCTGCGCGAGGCCTGCTGTCCATGGTTGCGCATCATGGAATTGCCTGTCAGATGCGGCCACGTCTTTCGCTCTATCTCGCTGTCGATGACGATCCAAAACTCATTCAGAATGAATACGCGCTGAGGAGCCGCGCTGGTCTGCCGTCCGTGTATCTTAATCATGGCGCACTGCTGAAACGCTTCGGCATCGCGCGGGCGGGAGCCCTTTTGTCAAGAGACGCCGCCGACGCCGATCCGGTGCAGCTCACGCATGGTCTGCTTGATATGTCCCTCCAGCGCAGCGCACGCCTTCTGAAGGCCAACGCGGTTGCCTACGATAATGCGGCCTCGAGCGTGACCGTCGGCCTTGAAAGCGGGCTTTCGATCGAAGCGCGGTACGTCGTCCTCGCGACCGGCTACGTGATGCCAGACATCGTGAAGCCTACGGGCCAGCTGCCAGCTTCCAGTTGGGCCATCGCGACTCGACGGCAGCCGGGCAATCTATGGCCCGAACAGGCGCTGATATGGGAAGCGAGCCGGAACTATCACTATGCGCGGACGAGCGCCGATGGCCGAATCGTCCTTGGTGGAGAGGATGATCATGCGCTCATCGAGCCCGCGGCTCGTGATGAGGCGACACGGGCAAAGGTGAGGGCGCTCAAAGCGTACCTGAAAACGCTATGGCCGCGTGCGTCCGACGATGTGGCCTATAGTTGGTCGGGCGCTTTCGATAGTACTCATGACAGCTTGCCGTTGATTGGCAGGGTGCCCCGCTGCAAGAATATCTTCGCCGCCTTTGGTTATGGCGGTAACGGTATTACCTTCAGCTTCCTCGCCGCAGAGCTCATCGGCTCGATTCTCGCGGGAGGCTCATCGCCACTGCTTGATGACCTTGCGATCGACCGCGATATTCCCGGTTTAATGCCCTGA